One region of Nycticebus coucang isolate mNycCou1 chromosome 10, mNycCou1.pri, whole genome shotgun sequence genomic DNA includes:
- the SLAMF6 gene encoding SLAM family member 6 isoform X1 encodes MVMVIYSLTTQTFPQTPPCGSVVSRDNSTPSIVNAVLGESVTLPLKFLTGENATSITWLYNGISIAFISLSEAQSSNPWVTNPKLRTRLTFPGCCSLQLSNLTMEDTGSYRAQITTETSTKFSDYALRIFEKLRNIQVTSHIPLIKNKTCEIHLTCSVENPSDTVLFRWQTSENIHQSKPNFTIFWNPQNSSEDNYTCVAENAVSNLSFSVSAQALCKGIKKNLYLHSMWIAGATILLLLAFILICAVLLHCTVWKRIDSRHFSPQQAQGPALSLRNTENASVPPESSTVYASVTHPTTEMESPTPMKNNDPVTIYSTINPSRETKPTSPRATALDHVV; translated from the exons ATGGTGATGGTTATTTATTCACTGACCACTCAGACATTCCCACAGACCCCACCATGTG gGAGTGTAGTTTCACGGGACAACTCAACCCCATCGATAGTGAATGCAGTGCTGGGAGAGTCGGTAACTCTTCCCCTGAAGTTTCTTACGGGAGAGAATGCCACATCCATCACCTGGCTTTACAATGGAATATCTATCGCCTTCATAAGTCTAAGTGAAGCCCAAAGTTCAAACCCCTGGGTGACCAACCCAAAACTAAGAACGCGGCTGACCTTCCCTGGGTGCTGCTCCTTGCAGCTCAGCAACCTGACGATGGAAGACACAGGATCTTACAGAGCCCAGATCACCACAGAGACCTCTACAAAGTTTTCTGATTATGCTCTGAGGATTTTTG aaaaactgaggaacaTACAAGTTACCAGTCACATTCCACTGATTAAGAATAAGACCTGTGAAATTCACCTGACCTGCTCTGTGGAGAACCCAAGTGACACTGTCTTGTTCAGGTGGCAGACCTCAGAAAACATACATCAAAGTAAACCAAACTTCACTATCTTCTGGAACCCCCAAAATTCCAGTGAAGACAACTATACCTGCGTAGCTGAGAACGCTGTCAGCAATTtatccttctctgtctctgcccaAGCGCTCTGCAAAG gcATTAAGAAAAATCTATACCTGCATAGCATGTGGATTGCGGGGGCTACTATACTACTACTACTTGCATTCATCCTTATCTGTGCAGTACTGTTACACTGTACTGTTTGGAAAAGAATAG ATTCCCGTCACTTCTCTCCCCAGCAAGCCCAGGGTCCTG CACTGTCCCTGAGGAATACAGAGAATGCATCGGTCCCCCCAGAGAGCAGTACTGTGTATGCTTCGGTCACTCATCCCACCACG GAAATGGAAAGCCCAACACCTATGAAAAATAATGATCCTGTCACAATTTACTCTACAATCAATCCTTCCAGAGAG ACTAAACCCACTTCTCCCAGGGCAACTGCTCTTGACCACGTCGTGTAA
- the SLAMF6 gene encoding SLAM family member 6 isoform X3, with the protein MVMVIYSLTTQTFPQTPPCGSVVSRDNSTPSIVNAVLGESVTLPLKFLTGENATSITWLYNGISIAFISLSEAQSSNPWVTNPKLRTRLTFPGCCSLQLSNLTMEDTGSYRAQITTETSTKFSDYALRIFEKLRNIQVTSHIPLIKNKTCEIHLTCSVENPSDTVLFRWQTSENIHQSKPNFTIFWNPQNSSEDNYTCVAENAVSNLSFSVSAQALCKDSRHFSPQQAQGPALSLRNTENASVPPESSTVYASVTHPTTEMESPTPMKNNDPVTIYSTINPSRETKPTSPRATALDHVV; encoded by the exons ATGGTGATGGTTATTTATTCACTGACCACTCAGACATTCCCACAGACCCCACCATGTG gGAGTGTAGTTTCACGGGACAACTCAACCCCATCGATAGTGAATGCAGTGCTGGGAGAGTCGGTAACTCTTCCCCTGAAGTTTCTTACGGGAGAGAATGCCACATCCATCACCTGGCTTTACAATGGAATATCTATCGCCTTCATAAGTCTAAGTGAAGCCCAAAGTTCAAACCCCTGGGTGACCAACCCAAAACTAAGAACGCGGCTGACCTTCCCTGGGTGCTGCTCCTTGCAGCTCAGCAACCTGACGATGGAAGACACAGGATCTTACAGAGCCCAGATCACCACAGAGACCTCTACAAAGTTTTCTGATTATGCTCTGAGGATTTTTG aaaaactgaggaacaTACAAGTTACCAGTCACATTCCACTGATTAAGAATAAGACCTGTGAAATTCACCTGACCTGCTCTGTGGAGAACCCAAGTGACACTGTCTTGTTCAGGTGGCAGACCTCAGAAAACATACATCAAAGTAAACCAAACTTCACTATCTTCTGGAACCCCCAAAATTCCAGTGAAGACAACTATACCTGCGTAGCTGAGAACGCTGTCAGCAATTtatccttctctgtctctgcccaAGCGCTCTGCAAAG ATTCCCGTCACTTCTCTCCCCAGCAAGCCCAGGGTCCTG CACTGTCCCTGAGGAATACAGAGAATGCATCGGTCCCCCCAGAGAGCAGTACTGTGTATGCTTCGGTCACTCATCCCACCACG GAAATGGAAAGCCCAACACCTATGAAAAATAATGATCCTGTCACAATTTACTCTACAATCAATCCTTCCAGAGAG ACTAAACCCACTTCTCCCAGGGCAACTGCTCTTGACCACGTCGTGTAA
- the SLAMF6 gene encoding SLAM family member 6 isoform X2: MFWLFQSLPLVFCLGPGSVVSRDNSTPSIVNAVLGESVTLPLKFLTGENATSITWLYNGISIAFISLSEAQSSNPWVTNPKLRTRLTFPGCCSLQLSNLTMEDTGSYRAQITTETSTKFSDYALRIFEKLRNIQVTSHIPLIKNKTCEIHLTCSVENPSDTVLFRWQTSENIHQSKPNFTIFWNPQNSSEDNYTCVAENAVSNLSFSVSAQALCKGIKKNLYLHSMWIAGATILLLLAFILICAVLLHCTVWKRIDSRHFSPQQAQGPALSLRNTENASVPPESSTVYASVTHPTTEMESPTPMKNNDPVTIYSTINPSRETKPTSPRATALDHVV, encoded by the exons gGAGTGTAGTTTCACGGGACAACTCAACCCCATCGATAGTGAATGCAGTGCTGGGAGAGTCGGTAACTCTTCCCCTGAAGTTTCTTACGGGAGAGAATGCCACATCCATCACCTGGCTTTACAATGGAATATCTATCGCCTTCATAAGTCTAAGTGAAGCCCAAAGTTCAAACCCCTGGGTGACCAACCCAAAACTAAGAACGCGGCTGACCTTCCCTGGGTGCTGCTCCTTGCAGCTCAGCAACCTGACGATGGAAGACACAGGATCTTACAGAGCCCAGATCACCACAGAGACCTCTACAAAGTTTTCTGATTATGCTCTGAGGATTTTTG aaaaactgaggaacaTACAAGTTACCAGTCACATTCCACTGATTAAGAATAAGACCTGTGAAATTCACCTGACCTGCTCTGTGGAGAACCCAAGTGACACTGTCTTGTTCAGGTGGCAGACCTCAGAAAACATACATCAAAGTAAACCAAACTTCACTATCTTCTGGAACCCCCAAAATTCCAGTGAAGACAACTATACCTGCGTAGCTGAGAACGCTGTCAGCAATTtatccttctctgtctctgcccaAGCGCTCTGCAAAG gcATTAAGAAAAATCTATACCTGCATAGCATGTGGATTGCGGGGGCTACTATACTACTACTACTTGCATTCATCCTTATCTGTGCAGTACTGTTACACTGTACTGTTTGGAAAAGAATAG ATTCCCGTCACTTCTCTCCCCAGCAAGCCCAGGGTCCTG CACTGTCCCTGAGGAATACAGAGAATGCATCGGTCCCCCCAGAGAGCAGTACTGTGTATGCTTCGGTCACTCATCCCACCACG GAAATGGAAAGCCCAACACCTATGAAAAATAATGATCCTGTCACAATTTACTCTACAATCAATCCTTCCAGAGAG ACTAAACCCACTTCTCCCAGGGCAACTGCTCTTGACCACGTCGTGTAA